Proteins co-encoded in one Cricetulus griseus strain 17A/GY chromosome 1 unlocalized genomic scaffold, alternate assembly CriGri-PICRH-1.0 chr1_1, whole genome shotgun sequence genomic window:
- the Ccdc25 gene encoding coiled-coil domain-containing protein 25 isoform X2, with amino-acid sequence MDCAHLVKANSIQGCKMNNINVVYTPWSNLKKTADMDVGQIGFHRQKDVKIVTVEKKVNEILNRLEKTKLEKFPDLAAEKESRDREERNEKKAQIQEMKRREKEEMKKKREMDELRSYSSLMKVENMSSNQDGNDSDEFM; translated from the exons ATGGACTGTGCCCACCTTGTGAAGGCCAATAGCATTCAAG GATGCAAGATGAACAACATTAATGTGGTGTATACGCCATGGTCTAACCTGAAGAAGACAGCTGACATGGATGTGGGGCAGATAGGCTTTCACAGGCAGAAGGAT GTAAAAATTGTGACCGTGGAGAAGAAAGTGAATGAAATCTTGAACCGATTAGAAAAGACCAAATTGGAGAAGTTTCCTGACCTAGCAGCAGAGAAAGAAAGCCGAGACCGAGAagagaggaatgagaaaaaaGCCCAGATTCaggaaatgaaaaggagagagaaagaagaaatgaagaagaaacgGGAAATGGATGAACTTAG GAGCTACTCGTCACTAATGAAAGTTGAGAACATGTCCTCAAATCAA
- the Ccdc25 gene encoding coiled-coil domain-containing protein 25 isoform X1, whose product MVFYFTSSSVNSSTYTIYMGKDKYENEDLIKYGWPEDIWFHVDKLSSAHVYLRLQKGEKIEDIPKEVLMDCAHLVKANSIQGCKMNNINVVYTPWSNLKKTADMDVGQIGFHRQKDVKIVTVEKKVNEILNRLEKTKLEKFPDLAAEKESRDREERNEKKAQIQEMKRREKEEMKKKREMDELRSYSSLMKVENMSSNQDGNDSDEFM is encoded by the exons ttaactCATCTACATACACTATATACATGGGAAAGGATAAATATGAAA ATGAAGATCTGATAAAGTATGGCTGGCCTGAAGATATTTG GTTTCACGTGGACAAACTCTCTTCAGCTCATGTATACCTTCGATTACAAAAG GGAGAGAAGATAGAAGACATTCCAAAGGAGGTTCTGATGGACTGTGCCCACCTTGTGAAGGCCAATAGCATTCAAG GATGCAAGATGAACAACATTAATGTGGTGTATACGCCATGGTCTAACCTGAAGAAGACAGCTGACATGGATGTGGGGCAGATAGGCTTTCACAGGCAGAAGGAT GTAAAAATTGTGACCGTGGAGAAGAAAGTGAATGAAATCTTGAACCGATTAGAAAAGACCAAATTGGAGAAGTTTCCTGACCTAGCAGCAGAGAAAGAAAGCCGAGACCGAGAagagaggaatgagaaaaaaGCCCAGATTCaggaaatgaaaaggagagagaaagaagaaatgaagaagaaacgGGAAATGGATGAACTTAG GAGCTACTCGTCACTAATGAAAGTTGAGAACATGTCCTCAAATCAA